Genomic DNA from bacterium BMS3Abin14:
GTACCGGTTTCCCGGTTCTCTCATCGTTGATGTCCTGCTTGATCTGCCCATTGTCCTCTCCCCGGTGGCGGTGGGGCTATCCATGCTCCTGTTCTTCCGGTCCGGGATGGGACAGTGGATTGAAAGCCATTTGATCCGTTTTGTTTTCGAGATCCCGGGGATCCTCCTCTCCCAGTTTATCGTGGCTCTGGCCCTGACCATCCGGGTTCTTAAAGCGGTGTTCCAGAACATCGACGAAAGATACGAACAGGTGGCTTGTTTCCTCGGGTGCACGCCGTGGCTGGCCTTCCGGAAGGTGACCTTTCCTCTCGCAGGCAAAGGGATCATGGCGGTGTTTATCCTGGCCTGGGCCAGATCCATTGGTGAATTCGGTGCGACCGTGACCCTGGCCGGCGCTATACCGCGGAAAACGGAAACGATCCCCGTAGCGATTTACCTGCGCATGGCCCGTGTGGATATCTCCGGGGCTGTTTCCCTCATGATCGTCCTTTCCTTTATCAGTCTTCTCGTCCTTCTCGGTGTCAGGATTCTGGCAGGGAGACAGAGATGATCGAGGCCACCGGTCTCAGCGTTACATTTGGAAAGTTCCTACTGCGGGAGTTGAATCTAACTATTCATCCAGGAGAGAGTTTTTTTATCCTCGGGCCCTCGGGGGCCGGAAAATCACTTCTTCTGGAGACGCTTCTGGGAATTCGCCGACCTGACGCCGGCAAGGTCTTTCTGGAAGGACGGGACATCACTGAGCTTCCTCCAGCTGAGCGTCAGGTGGCCTATGTTCCCCAGGACCTTGCCCTTTTCCCCCACCTTTCCGTCCGAGAGAACATTCTGTTCGGCCTGAAGGTTCAGAAAAGTTCCTCAGAGGATATGTCGGAGCGTCTGAACCGCATGGTTGATCTTCTGGATCTGCACGATATCATTCCCAGGAAGAGCGTTCTTAGCCTCTCAGGCGGTGAGAAGCAAAGGGTGGCGTTGGCCAGGGCTCTCATCCTCAATCCCAAGGTCCTCTTCATGGATGAGCCGTTCAAAGCCTTGGATATTTCCCTGAGACGAAGGCTGCTTACGGAGGTCAGGCACCTCCAGAGGGAACTCGGGTTGACTCTGGTGCACGTGACGCATGATCCGGAGGAAGGATTTCTTATGGCGGACCGGATGGTCCTCTTAATGAACGGCCGCATCGAGCAGATGGGAACTCCCAATGAGTTGTACTACAAACCCGGCAACCTCCGGGTGGCCACGTTCCTGATGCTGCAGAACATCTTTCCGGGACGGATGGGAAAGAAGACGGGCGATGGTTACCAGGAGATCAGTTTGGAGGACGAGGATCTAATGCTGCTTTCCACGCCTTCATCAAGGTTTCCCGAAGGGAGCCCCGTGCTGGTTGGCGCAAGGCCGGAAGAGGTGATCATCGTCGAACCGGGCCGCCCGCCTGACACAGAACATCAGAAGAACCTTCTTCTCGCAGAAGTAACAGGATGGGTTGACCTCGGACATTACCGGTCGGTGAACCTGAGAGTTGGTCAGTTGAAACTGGAGAGCTGGCTGAGTATCCGGGAGGCCCGGGAGTGTCCCCTTAACGTGGGCATGGAAGTCTGGTGCCACATCAGACCCTGGAGCTTCTGCCTCCTCACTCCTGAATCGTAAGTGGTCAGAGAACTGTTCTTTTATCTAGCATGCCGGGCAAATTCAGATTCCGGGCGGCGGAGTTCTATACTCCGCCGCCCGGTTGTTTCAGGATCAGGCGGGTACCACCTTGACCTTGGTGTCATAGAATGACGAGGATCCCCCGATCGGATCGGTCAGGCACATATCTCCCAGGGCCGGGTCGATACGCATGGCGGCGTTGGGACAGATCCCCTTGCCGCGGCGCTTGTCGCCCTTGACCACCTTGCCGTCGACCTTGACGTCGTTGGCACCGTAGGCCCAGTGGCCGCAGGACCAGGAGACCGCCACCACACCGGGGCGGATCCCTTCGATCACCTTGACCTTGCCACCGACCGACCGGTCGAGGCCATGGCCGATTTGCCACATGCCGTCCGGGTTACTGGCGGAGACGATATTGGCATGGCCGCCATCACGCAGACCAAGCTTCCTGGCATCGCGCGAGTTCATCAAAATGTAGTTCTCGGCCAGTTCACGTCCTTGGGACCAGTAGTTGCCGATGGTTCGTGATTGCCCGCCGACGATGTCCTTATAGGTGATCAGTGTCATGTCATAGCCGGCATCCTTGACTTCTTTGCCGTGAAAATCGCGGATCGGATCGGCCAGAGCCAATCCGGAGAAGCGCTTGCCGGTACCGGGGTGTTTGGCCAGGCCCACTTTTTCAACGTAAAGATTGAACGGCCCCTTGTACTGATGATTAACCTTGTTCCCCTTGTAGGCATGCTCGGCGTCTTCGAAGCGGCCACCGCGATTCAGTACGGTGATGGTGCGCAGGAACATGTCATCACCCAGAATCCTGCGCCAGCGCTGTGGGTCATAAGCGTAGCCGGAGAGATACTTGCGTGCCTCGGCAAAAATTTGCTGTTCTTTCTCGTCGGCGGGGGGCACCTGGTTATTCGGCTTGTCGCCTTGAGCCAGGTTGGCGACCATACGGATGAACCAGTCGTCAGCGCGCTCCAACGGCTGATCCTTGCCTAAGCCATCCTTGCCGTGGTTCGGCAGGTCGAGTCGCTCGGCAAGCGCCAGCAGAACCGCTTCCATCCCCAGCGGCTGCTCGACACCGAAAACCTTGACCTTCTCGGTCATTGCCTGGACCAGCGGCTGACGGACCCTGGAAACGGCAGTCAGCAGGTCAGGCGTAGGATGAGGCGTACCCCAGCGCTCCCAGATGGCGGTGTCGGGGAAGATGTAATCAGCGTACATGGAGGTTTCGCCGATGACGATATCCGAGGCAAACAACAGCGGGATCTTGTTCAGGTCCTGAAGAACCTCGATGTTCTTGTTCGCTCCCGGAACACTCAGTGCCGGGCTCCCCTTGTGCAGGAAAAGGGCATCGACAGTGTAGGGATAGTCCATGGCGGCCGAGGGGATGATTTCTTGATAGATGTTGCCGGAGAAGGGATACCAGCAACGTTTGGCCGGGTAGCCGGCGAACAGGGTCGAATCCTCATACCTGTATTTTTCACGGGTGAGGGGCACGCCGAACGCTTTCGTCTTGTCGGCATAGAGCTTCTTGATGTTATAGGGACCGTTCTTGCTACCGTCCTCGTGCCAGTGGCCGCCACCAGCCTGCAGACCTCCCTTCCAATCGGCGTTGCCGTTCAACACATTGAGGGTGATGATCGCCTGGGCGTTGTAGTAGCCGTTGGTGTGCTGAACCGGACCACGATAGAGTTCGGCCACCGCCTGCTTGCCGTAAGAGGAAAAGTCCCTGGCGGCACGAACGATTTCAGCCTTGGGCAAACCGCACTCGTCGGCCCACTGGGCCACAGTCTTACCGTGGGCCATTTCGGTGAGCAGGGAGAAGACCGTTTTGACCTTATGGCCACCGACGGTTCCGACAAAAGTGAGATCGCCGACGACCGGCTTGCCATTTTGGACATCAACAGCAGTGGGCCGGCCACCGACCATGGCAACAAATTCTTCCTTGCCGCCGACTCCGGCTTCGCCGGCGCGCAACAGAGCGCCAGGACCGTCCTTGTCGATTTTGACCAGATAGGTAGCGTTGCTCCAGGTGGTCTCCTTGACCGCATTGGCCGCCGTCTTGTTGGCGCAGGTTAGATACTTGGCATCATAACGCTTGTTGTCGATGATCCAGCGGATCACGCCGTAGGCCAGAGCGGCATCGGTGCCCGGCTTAAGCGGCAACCACTGCTGAGCCTTGGCCGCGGTCTTGGAGAAACGCGGATCGGCCACGGCGATCTTCAGCGTACCATCGGAGAGCCCCTGGGTGACCTTGCGTGCCAGGCTGGTCGGCCCGAAGTTGGCCTCGAAGGCCCCGGTGCCGAAGTAGAGGATATATTTCGAATTGTAGATATCGGGTTTCATGTGGTGCTTGCCGCTGCCCCACTTGCCCTTGTCCCACTTGCGGGTCATCTCGTAGTAGCCGATATGGTGGGACTGCTCGCAGATAGAAGTGTGTTCGAACCAGTTGATACTGCCGAAGCAATCCATCTGCCAGCGCTTGGAGAACTCCTTGCGGCCATGCTCGATCCGGCCGTTCATGATGACAAATCTATTGTTTTTCGGACCGAGATCGGGGTGGTTGGGATCGATCAGGGTATCAAGGTACCTGGCGTACTTGGCCTTGAAATCGGCCAGCTTCACCTTCTTCTTGCCGACGGCAGCGGCGTCCTTGGCCATGGCGGCCGCGACCTTACTGTCGCGCAGTGCATAGGTTTCCTTGAGACCCTTGACGGTACGATTTTTCTCTCCGGCAACATGCTTAAAAAGCTTGCCGCCGTTGACGATTTCATTAACCGCCTGGTCGAAAGAGACCACCTGCCACTTGTTCTCTCCACGCTTGCCGGCGCGCTTGAGCACCTTGACAATGCGGTAGGGATCGTACAGTGACTGGATGCCGGCCTGACCTTTGGGACAGAGGTGGCCGTCAACCTTCGCCGCCTCGGCCAGGTTGGTTTTATACGATAGATGCGGGCTCATGGTCATGGCGCTGTAAGGGTTGCCGTCGATTTTGACCAGCACGCCATTGAGGATTTTACCCTTGATACTGCAGGCGGTGTGGCACTGTAGGCAAGCTCCGTAAATAATGTTTTCGGCCTTGGCCAATTCATAGGTGTCGTCCGCTGAAAGCGTCCCGGCCTCGGCCTTGGCCACCATACCGAGCGCCCATTCCATCTGGCTGGCGACCAGCAGCGAACCGCCCAAAAATGCGCCGCACTTCAAAAAACCGCGGCGGTTGACTCCTTTTTCATCGATCACTTCCGCTTGGGCGGCAATCTGTTCTTTATCCTTCTTTTTCATCGTCGCCCTCCTTTATCCGTGGCACTTGGCGCAGCTGTAAGCATCGGCGCCAAGATAACGGGTTATCGGTTTGGTCCCAAAATCGGCCCCAAAAACATAAAGTCCCTTCTCTTTGGCCATCTGCGCCACCAGGGAGCTGGAGTCGTCCAGATCACCGAAGTAGTTCGCCTCACCGATACAGGTAGACACACAGGCAGGCAACATCCCGGCTTCGATCCGGTGCAGACAGTAATGGCACTTGCGGTTCTTGCCGATCTTGCCCTTGCGGCCGGCTTCCTTGCCATATTCAAAGGTATCAGCGTCCTCATAGGCTTCACGTTTTGGGGTGTCTTCGGTGTAGTATTCACCCTTATCGGTAAACATCACCCCATAGGGGCAGGCGGCCGTGACTTTCGGATCGCCGGTATTCTTGACATAGTCGATCCGCACCACGCCATCTTTGCCC
This window encodes:
- the cysW_2 gene encoding sulfate transport system permease protein CysW, which translates into the protein MSGWRNWGFYTAIVCALALSLGLIFAILFSQLGYSGIGQSLNSFLDPGIRHAILLSLLTATGSAILALLVGIPAAYGLARYRFPGSLIVDVLLDLPIVLSPVAVGLSMLLFFRSGMGQWIESHLIRFVFEIPGILLSQFIVALALTIRVLKAVFQNIDERYEQVACFLGCTPWLAFRKVTFPLAGKGIMAVFILAWARSIGEFGATVTLAGAIPRKTETIPVAIYLRMARVDISGAVSLMIVLSFISLLVLLGVRILAGRQR
- the potA_2 gene encoding spermidine/putrescine import ATP-binding protein PotA, whose product is MIEATGLSVTFGKFLLRELNLTIHPGESFFILGPSGAGKSLLLETLLGIRRPDAGKVFLEGRDITELPPAERQVAYVPQDLALFPHLSVRENILFGLKVQKSSSEDMSERLNRMVDLLDLHDIIPRKSVLSLSGGEKQRVALARALILNPKVLFMDEPFKALDISLRRRLLTEVRHLQRELGLTLVHVTHDPEEGFLMADRMVLLMNGRIEQMGTPNELYYKPGNLRVATFLMLQNIFPGRMGKKTGDGYQEISLEDEDLMLLSTPSSRFPEGSPVLVGARPEEVIIVEPGRPPDTEHQKNLLLAEVTGWVDLGHYRSVNLRVGQLKLESWLSIREARECPLNVGMEVWCHIRPWSFCLLTPES
- the ttrA gene encoding tetrathionate reductase subunit A precursor; its protein translation is MKKKDKEQIAAQAEVIDEKGVNRRGFLKCGAFLGGSLLVASQMEWALGMVAKAEAGTLSADDTYELAKAENIIYGACLQCHTACSIKGKILNGVLVKIDGNPYSAMTMSPHLSYKTNLAEAAKVDGHLCPKGQAGIQSLYDPYRIVKVLKRAGKRGENKWQVVSFDQAVNEIVNGGKLFKHVAGEKNRTVKGLKETYALRDSKVAAAMAKDAAAVGKKKVKLADFKAKYARYLDTLIDPNHPDLGPKNNRFVIMNGRIEHGRKEFSKRWQMDCFGSINWFEHTSICEQSHHIGYYEMTRKWDKGKWGSGKHHMKPDIYNSKYILYFGTGAFEANFGPTSLARKVTQGLSDGTLKIAVADPRFSKTAAKAQQWLPLKPGTDAALAYGVIRWIIDNKRYDAKYLTCANKTAANAVKETTWSNATYLVKIDKDGPGALLRAGEAGVGGKEEFVAMVGGRPTAVDVQNGKPVVGDLTFVGTVGGHKVKTVFSLLTEMAHGKTVAQWADECGLPKAEIVRAARDFSSYGKQAVAELYRGPVQHTNGYYNAQAIITLNVLNGNADWKGGLQAGGGHWHEDGSKNGPYNIKKLYADKTKAFGVPLTREKYRYEDSTLFAGYPAKRCWYPFSGNIYQEIIPSAAMDYPYTVDALFLHKGSPALSVPGANKNIEVLQDLNKIPLLFASDIVIGETSMYADYIFPDTAIWERWGTPHPTPDLLTAVSRVRQPLVQAMTEKVKVFGVEQPLGMEAVLLALAERLDLPNHGKDGLGKDQPLERADDWFIRMVANLAQGDKPNNQVPPADEKEQQIFAEARKYLSGYAYDPQRWRRILGDDMFLRTITVLNRGGRFEDAEHAYKGNKVNHQYKGPFNLYVEKVGLAKHPGTGKRFSGLALADPIRDFHGKEVKDAGYDMTLITYKDIVGGQSRTIGNYWSQGRELAENYILMNSRDARKLGLRDGGHANIVSASNPDGMWQIGHGLDRSVGGKVKVIEGIRPGVVAVSWSCGHWAYGANDVKVDGKVVKGDKRRGKGICPNAAMRIDPALGDMCLTDPIGGSSSFYDTKVKVVPA
- the ttrB_1 gene encoding tetrathionate reductase subunit B precursor — encoded protein: MSEQSVLEQMRADIQRALVKPLEQRRWAMIVDIRKCVGCHGCTVACKAENKTPLDVDYRFVKDAEDGEYPNVRHYFMPNLCMQCDNAPCVKACKDGSVTKGKDGVVRIDYVKNTGDPKVTAACPYGVMFTDKGEYYTEDTPKREAYEDADTFEYGKEAGRKGKIGKNRKCHYCLHRIEAGMLPACVSTCIGEANYFGDLDDSSSLVAQMAKEKGLYVFGADFGTKPITRYLGADAYSCAKCHG